From Cryptococcus neoformans var. grubii H99 chromosome 6, complete sequence:
GTAACATCGAGAGAGGTCGACGGCCCAGAGGTGATATTcggcagaagaggaggaaggcaTGTTTGCACGGGATTTGGCCGCTGTTTTGGGAACTTCTTGAGTTTCGACGAGAGAGAGTTTTTGGAGTTCGGCGAGAATGTAACGCGCGTCCTTGAGTGGAAGCATCGCGCAATCCCGAATCTAACAACGTGTATGGCTTTAGTATTTATGCGGGTAACAAGACAAGTAGAGAATGAGACGCACGGTAGTTTCAAATGCTTTGCTTGAACGAGTTACCACTGCCAAAACCCGTGCAGCCTTATCTCCCAACTTTTCCCTAACCAAATCACTCAACATCgcttctctcatcttcacaCAAATCGCTTCAAATTCGACTTTATACCCTGGATTCGTCGATCCCTCTCTCTGTAAAAAAACACCGGCGCCCGCACCCGTGAGCTGATCTTCTCCTGCAAGAATTGAGAGGTATGTGCGGACTAGGTCGGGAATTGATgatttggaggaaaggCCGAGACCGGCAAGGAGAATAGGTGCGGAGGAAGGTGGGATAAGTGAGATGATAGAATTGATGCCGACCGGGTCATGGGTACGATCGTCTTTGAGGAGAGAGGTATCACGTAATGAAGCATCGAGAACAGCGCGCATGACGATGCCTGCACCCTTGTTCCATCTATCTTCTGCAGCTTTGACAATAAGGTCGTTCCTCATCAATACACCGTAGCGATCATAGTTCACCCTGAGATGTACATCTTGCTTAAGCGCGTAGTCAGTTTCTTCGATTGCTCTTCCAGTCTTGCGTCTCTTGGTGTTTTTGTCGACTTTAGGCTTGGTGATGAGTATTCGAGTGATGGCGCGGAGTGATTCATTCGCAGTATGGACGTCATGTGCGGCTTCTAGGCGGCAGTTGGTGATGTCATTGGCAGAGAGGAGAGCCGAGCCTTGGGCTTGGGCTAGGCGGCGTTTGTTAGCGGCGAAGCGGCGGGCAATTTGGTCGGATTCGAGAATTTGGAGTTCGGGAGCGGTGGTCTGTAAGAAGTGGTTGTGCAGGAGGGTGATGATAGATCCGGTGATTGCTTCGGCTCCTACACATGGGTCAGCACATTAATCTCTATAGAGAAATTTGGACGTACGTATGGCATCAGCGTCACCGCCAAGAGCGGAGATGATGTCTGGTACTCGAAGCTTACCAAAGATCATGAGCTGTTTTACAACTTGCATGGACTGAAGTGAGTTAGTTGCGACCTTTCGCGCAAAGTTCGATCATTATCTCACCAAGAAATCCACTCTCTCATGCGTTATCGCCAACATTCTGCCCCATCGCAACCTTAAAAGACACTCCTCCACTATGAACTCATActgttcatcttctcctgtcTCTTTTGCTGACGCTCCATTTGACTGGACGAGATTGTGTTGCATTAGGATAAGGAGGGCTGATAAGGCGACAGGAGGTGAGAGACCGGAAAGTCTGGCGATTGTTGGGGCTGGAAGACGACCCCTGTTGAGTAAAGTGGAGGCGACTCTCTATGGGAACGGTGAGTGTATGTTTTCGAATGACAGCTGTGCTTACAGAGACAATATCCCCAAACGCATGGGATGTAATCTGCTCACACAGCCTAAcagcttcttttcctctatCCTGCATGGCTTTTATTGCTGTGGATATAGGTGTTTTTGTTGTAATTTTCGTGGAAAGAGAATATGGGAAACAGTCACGTGATAAGTTTGATAATTAATTCCGTTCGTGCCtcttttgttttgttttcgttctttgttgtttgttATCGTTGGCATATTGATCTGTACTGTGCTCCTTTATTTCTGTACTTCTATATTACTCGGTGGGAGACATCGTAGGGAACATGCCAGTATCAACGTCGGACTCGAAAATACCAGTGAGCAACCACAGTCTCTTGTTGATGACGCTCATCCCGCCAGGTCCCCACGATCCGTCATTTCACAGATGAATTAGACACCCTGGCTTATGCCCTCGAACCcgaagaaagagaagatacATGGGAAAAGTTTGAAAAAGCTATCATTAGATTTATAGCAGTCACCAAAGGGGGGGGATATCAATTTACAGAGAGCTATGTCGAAGGCGTTGGAAGAGGGGGCGTCGGATCAAAAATCGTCAGATGTGTAAGCATTCACCTTTGTATCATTTCACAGTTGAAACTCTAATGATCCTTTCCAGATGCTTTCCGACAGAGGAAGGCTGTCGGGAGTAGCAATTGAACTTCTTCAAACATTTGCTCCTCAATTAGGGCTGCACTTCAAGCCACTCGTCAATCTCTACCTCGAACCCCTTGTCGTACTCTTGGGACGCCCTAATAAAGTTTTCCTGAAACGAGCCGAAAAATGTTTAGCGCTCATTATCTCCAACTGCCAGATCCCTTCTATTCTTACTTCCCTTCGCCGAGGACTAGACGACAATGCGGCTAGCTGTAGAAAAGGGTGTTCAATGGGCATCGAAAGAGCGCTTAAAGAGTGGCCGATCGAGTTATGGACAGAAAAATGGCTAGTGATACTGGaagagagcttgaagaaaatGGCGACGAATAAGGATCCGGATGTGAGAAAGGCCGGAAAGAATGTGTGGGCGTTGTTCATGGATGCATGGCCGGAAAGGGTGGACGAGTGAGTTTTCAATCCCATCCATAAAAAATCAGTCGGTCATCGCGTCTGACGCGTCTCCAGATTTTCAGCACCTCTCACTCCTACCATAAAGCGCTATCTCGACATATCCGGTGCTGGAGGGCCTTCTAAACCCAAATCAACACGTCCAgcacctccttctcgcaAAGCTCTCCCGCCTCTTACTTCATCTACCACGTCTCATTACAACAAACCTCTACACAGCAGGGTTAATGATCTCATTTCTCGACCTCGTGCAGCGcatgtctcttcttccgctgcTGTCGCAGAAGCTGGTCTCTCTGGGAGACGGTCGCCTCATAAAGAACCCACCCTCAACCATGAACCATCTTGCACTTCTAAAGCGTATAAAGCGTATCACGAATATTCTCGACACGAAGGGTCCCACGCGTTAGAGGCGGCCTCGCTTGCACTTAGCCACGCCGATGCGCCATCCGTGGCCTTTCCCCATGACAATattccctcttcatcaaatccatcttcattcttctctcctcctgtTCGGCTTGAACATCATACCCAACAAGCAAAGCCAAAACCTCTCTCCAAACCTGTCAGACCAGTTATGCCCACATCATTTTCCGTTCCTGCACTTCACACCAACCCTTATTCCCATGTGAGCTCGGACAAAATCGGAAAAACAGAGGAACCTGTCAGGCCGAGGAGATTGGGACAAGCTCAAAGGATCAGGGTGACACATCCcatggatggagaagagggtgacCAAGAGCATGAGCAGCGCGAATATGGACGTGAGCTGGACAGAGAGGGCCCCCTGAGAGGTGCTGTTAGGCTCGCCACGGCTGGAATGGGCGGACTGGGAAAGAAAGCCGGGTTAGGTCGTGCCGAAAGAAGAATCGTAACAGCTCCTCTTGCTACGGCTACCGGTGCAGCGACAAATGGCGCACTTGAAGGAGGGGCAGTGAGGTTGCGGAAAAAGGAACATGATATTGCCGCTACGGGTCAGGAGCAAGCGAATTATGTTTCAACAACGCACGTACATCTGTCATCGCAACAAGAAACAGTACAAAAAATAGAACCAGGTGtatatcatcatcaacccGAACCTCAGCAGCAACATCAAGGgctcttctctcctgtTGTGGTACACATCCTAAAAAAAAATGCCGACTCGCCGCTATTACCTGTGCTTATGGGTTCGCGTTCGAGATCACAATCGacttcctccaccccgTCGCTAGAAAACCAGCTTCCACCGACGACCTCTACTCCATCTATCGCCCATCCTAGTATTCTTACATCGGACTTGGTATCCCCCCTAAAACGAGAGAACGTGtcagaagcggaagcaCAAGAGGAAGTGAAAAAAGgccaagaggaagagatggagccAATGAAGTTTTCCTTAAAAGAGGTGTATCCCCTCACTCCGCCTTCAATGAAGCCGTCTagcgaaaaaaaggaggaacTAGAGCTGGCCAAATGGTTAGAGTTGCCTGCGAGTCCGAAAccaggagatgaagaagatgggcgGAAGGAAAGACGTGAGGATAAGGACAGCCcggaaaggaaagaaaaaggacgaCAACAAACCGTGGCTCCGACATCCGCACTCACTACCGCTTCAATTCCCGCCCCAGCTTTAACTACAACCTCAGTGCCTGTCCCTCCCCCATCttctgcctccaccactACCGCCCCACCTTCTCGCAAGCCTCTCGTTCCCATTGCCGCCTCTTCCCGTCCCTTGAACCCCCGTCCACGCGTAATCAGCGGTTCTTCAATATCTACCAAACCCACGAATAAACCCTCTAAGCCGATAGTGCGTAAAGCGTTTCGACCTATATCTTCTACGTCTTTCACTTCCGTTACTGCGACGGGCGCAGCTTCCGCaggtggaagtggaaaaAGCCATTTGACGGCGGCCACAATGGCGAGTCGTGCGAAGGCCGCTGCTACGGCTTCTAATAAACCGGCGGTTGTAAGTTCAAGCACGAATGCCAATGCCAGTAGCGCTAGTGTGGGAGGTGCAGCTGCTTCTTCGACAGAAGAAAAGACTGCAAATGCTCAGTGCAGTACTAGATCTTCAAGTACAACGGATTTGACAAaagtgaaagagaagggggagatgatgggagGGGAACCAGTGAGGAGAGTAGGAGCCAAGAAGGCCGCCACCGCTGTACCTGCCGGTGCTCGCCAACCTTCGACTTCAACCATCATCGCTGCCTCTACATCAGCCACAGCAACGAACGGTCAGGCCAATCCAATACCAGCGCGTAAACCGCCCGTACCCTCACATGTTACTTTCCCACCGACAAAGAAGGAGCGTATCAAGTTGAAAGTGCCTTTGCCATCTTTCCGACCTGCACGTTCTCGTCCAGCCGTCGCTGCTCCAGTCGCGGCATGCGGTACAGAAGTGAAGGGACAGAATgtgagagggaaggaagcCAGTCCGGAGATGATTAGATTACCAGATACCCCCTCTcctgaaggagaaaagcaAGGCAAAAGGTGTGGGACAAGGAGTGAAGATGGCCACGGGACAGTAAAGCTAGACGAGGTAAGGCTGTCACTTAGTCTCCATGAGGTCGCTTTGCCCGAGACTCCTGAGAAGCCGCCAGCTCTGACACCAACAAAGGCCGCTTTTATGctagaaaagaagaaggagatggaggaagagaaggccAAGTCACccgcctcctcttcaacgcAGTCAATAAGATTGCTGAGCTTGCGAAGGACGCCTCAAAGTCCGATCaaaatggagaaaggaagaccGGCAAGTCCACTGTTAACGACTGGTGCCGAGGAAGTCGATACCCTTTTGGAGTCGAGTGCGGAGTTCGAGGACGGTGAGCTAAGCGGTGAGGATAAAATCAAGGGGGATAATCAAAAGGTTGCGGAGAATGAGGACggtggggaggaggaaatgggGATTGTGGAGGCAGATGAGATGGTGCAAACTGATGAAAGGAAGCAGGATCGGAAGGAACATTTAGCGCGGGAGGATGAAACTGATCTTTCTAGGGCTCCATCCACAGACTGAGAAGGCAAGGGTCCCTCTTGCATTGCCTGTACAAAAAGCAGTCTCGCATGGCATTTCCAGTCTGTTTCCAGATGACAGCAACGCGTTTATAGTGTGATATTCTATACAGTAACTATGTAATCGCTACAGACCAAACACTTGCACAACTACGTCTATATGTATCTCTACTCCGGTCCAGGCCCGGCGTACCAAGAGTTGGCAGCCGTCATTAACACCGGCGGTGTCACGCCTTCAATCGGCACATCCGCCAGTTTCTTTACACAATCTCCATCACGCTCATACAGATAGCTTATACCGCCAGTTAGCAAAGTGGGCTTTGGCACACTCTCGTTCTTGGCCGCGCCTGTGAGCTTATCAATCGCTTTCCAGACGTGCTCCATATCGACAGGAGGGGAGAGCATATTGTCAATTTCAGAGGAGACGGTACGGCAGATGAGAACGGCGAGGGCAATAGCAGCAACCTTCTTGCTCACTGTTTTCATCTGGTCAATGGTAATCATCACCCTCACTTTGGACCCCAGAAAGCTTACCGAATGAGAACATTATGATTACGCTGAGAACTTGTATATCCCTgattctcctcttccacaaCCCTTCTTGCGCTTCGCGAGCAATACTAGCTTGTACACGCTTCATCAGCACATCTTCATTCGGGTTAGGAGGTGCAGGTAGCTTTGGTTGGTTAAAGTGGCTCTAAGGTGCCAGGTGAAATGGCATCAGCATAGGTACAATCAAAGATCAAACAATCGAAACACAAAAAAGCAGACATACGACATGAGGAGCGTTTCCACCTTCCCACCAGAGTTCGTCTCTGACAGCAGCTTCTGGTTTTGTTTTACCcaaagggaaggggaagataCGAGGAGCAGCTTGACGAGTGGTGAGAAACGCCGAAGGGTGGGCCTTCATATTCGCCTACTAAGCCAAACATCACCAGTCATTAGCGTCGATACTCTTCCTGTGGTGTACGcagggaaggggaagtgaagagggagaacGTAGATGGAAGACTGACCCAGAGATCCTGCCGCGGTTTCTTCGCAGCTTTGTTCGCCTTTGTAGAACTAGGATCACCCTGTTTTGGGAATTTGGCAAGAGCTTGCTGATAGCCATAATAAATCACTGACGCCCTCGCAACATAACAACTTTTAGTATGAAAGTCAGCTAGGGTAAGGATATAGGCGTGAAAAGGTATAGGAATGCAATGTACATAACAGCGAACATTGTGAGAGTACTGAAAATGCGGTAGAATGGCATAAGCTGAATTGGCAAAGGTGAAGCAGCCATCACTAACAAAACCAGTCTATCAGTTGAAACTCTCGTATTCCAAAGCAAGAATGGCAAAATACTGAGACTTATGGCAGACATGACGAAGATGCATTGTGCGACCTCATTAAACTGCAGACTTTGCTCGTTTCATGGGTTAGTTGTAACGCTAAAGCTTAGACTCATCACGTCCAGCTATACTTACGCAGGATGCGGTTGTGGCTTCGCCAGCTCCTCTTTGAGTTTctccaccttttcttcataCTTGGAGGCGCTTAATGAGCCCCTCTCTCTTGCCGCTGCCAGATCTTTTTCCGCCTTTTTAAGCTGCTCTGCGAGACTTGACATCGTGATTTGAACGTTTGCAATTACTCGCCTATAGCGCCATTGTTTCCGTGTAGTGGTTGGGTAAGATATGAATAGGTGATATGGAAGCACGTATAAAACCGTTGAGTATGTCTCAGCAATGATCTGGGAGGTGCGAAAAGGAGAAACAGGAAGTGATATGAAAGGAGGCTCACAGGTTGTCCCGCGGTCCATCGTCCGTTAAGCCTTATTTTGAAGACAATAATTATAAGGTTATACAGACCATTGTTGTTCGATACAAAGCCCTATTATCGTGCTCGTTTTATGGTCATTTGGTTGTTAAGGAGATGAAATGACACAGGATTGAGTCATTCGGACGAGATAGTAGCTACGTAACGAAAGCGGCTTGTTCGCCGGCGGAGGCCCGTCGGCCTCTAACATTACATAATACAACTAATGTACTAGAGTTTGAACTTGAACTCTAAAATAAGCATTTGCCTGCTGTCTTAACGGAATACTTAGTATCAGTATTAAAGAGTATTCGTAAAGGGTTGAAACATCATAGGGAGTacgagaagacgaggagcAAAAACATGACCTTCAGGGAAAGAGGGTAAGGAGGGTAAGTTCAGCCGAGATTTGAATGTAAGAAATGGAACAGCTGCACAGCCCAAAAGATACAAATCCATTCCAGACGGTTCAAAAGCATCTGTTCTCTCCTTTACCCAGTGTCCCAAGACTCTGTCTTATGCATAGCCATAAACGGAGTTCCTTTCTACCATGAACCTCCATAACCCTGCTGAGATCCGTACCCTCCGTACCCACTTCCCATGGCCATCTGACCTTGACCTATCTCCACAGGTATATTTGGCTCTACCAAACCCCCTCCCATGCCCATGcccatcccatccccaacaaCTCCATCTGCAGCAGccccatcttccccttcttcctcttcgccaCCAGTCTCTTTCTGTACGCCCAACACGACGTTTGCGAGGCCTTCTATCAGAAGATCGAGACCTTGTTCGACGACGGAACGGACAGGGATGGAACCAACAGATTCGGCGGAGAAGTAGAATGTGGACGGGACCGCATTGTAGTCGAATGGTTCTGCGGGATTTGGAGGAGTTTCGAACGCGGCATTTGAAGAGAGAGGCCATTCCGCACGTTCTAAAGACATATGTTAGGAGATATAAAGACCAAGAACACCGAGCATGGGAAGATGCAAAACATACCATCGGTCTCGAACCAATGCGTTGTATGACGAAGCTTGTTATAAGGGTCGTACTCAAAGGCTACAGTTGATAAGGGAGACCATTTGGCGTGATGCTTAGCGATACCCTATAGTAGCAATTCATTAATATCACAGCACAGGAAGACACAATGTAGCGGCGAAGTCACCTTATAAGCCTTGCATAAAACATCAATCTCCTGCCCTTTGCCCATCTTTGCGATCAATATCGGAGGTACAGTGGGATTTCCCTTTCCAATAGGCTGGCCCATTTCAGGATCACgattgttgatgatgatgcgatcttcttctgaaaGTTCAGGCGGAGGTCCATAAGGATTGGGAGGGGGGggctgatgaagaagtcagAAGGATTAGCGGGAAGTAAGAAGTATGGGCCACGCCGCACGATAgtgaaagaaaggaagagaaacgTACGCCACCAGGACTCGGCACCACTTCCAACATATCACTCGTCACCCTCATGAACTGCTCTCCATCATTCCCACTGAAAGCTACCTTTAATCTCAAAGTTACCATACAGTAATAACATCCTTCGTCACAGTCACAGTCTCGAGTGTAGCGAAGTCCCTTCGAGACATTACGGGAGATAAGAGGAATGAGACCCAAACGGTGGGCAATCATTTCGTCTGCTAATGGCGTTGTATTTTGCATAAAGAGGACTTGATCGATGGCTATTTGCGACGCATTCGACAACGACAAGAACGCAAGAACGTCATGTCAGCAAATTATACAGATGCAGAGAACAAATTATGCAAACGCACCGATAGTAGGTACATCGGCCATCATAACTCTTCTCAGACTGTTCGCATAGGCGAGCTCCACGCcagaaagatggaaagtgGCGTCCGACTCATTGAGGTTacgaaggagaagacgtgGTTGATTCGTAGGGCCTTGCGGGATCTCGATATTAGTCGACTGGTGTTGTTGGGGGTCATAGTATCCGTTCATAGTAGTGTTGGGAAAGAGGTGATGAATGCCTGAAAATGAGAAGATGGGCTCGCAAAAGAGAATCAACAGGCAGAGGATTCGAACGAACGAAGAGATCGCCGACGAACGAAGAACAATCCGCGAACTGAGCCTGAAATGCATATACAGCAACCGGTGATTATGTAATATGGTCGGCAACCTACATATCAGGTTCATTTATTCCGATTCtgcctctttcctcctaTCTTTTGAGGGCCGAACATAAACGCTATACAGTTTGATATCATGAATGCATCCTCAACATGGTATACATCAGTCTATTCCTTCAATGATTCTTCAGGCTTCTTGAACACATATCGCATCCCGTAAGCGTCCTCACCATCAGCGTCTACACCGCATAATCATCAGTTCCAATGCTCTTCGGCATCATTCAtagggaaaagaaagtaaGGACGTACAGTagctcttttccatcccgTGAACCTCGAATCCAAGCGTATCCCTGTAAAGGGAAATAGCCGCTCTGTTGGATTTTCGAACATGTAATGTGATGTGGTGTGCATCGTAGTGGGCTACCATGGCTTCCTCTGTAGGATACAAACTGTCAGCAAGGTCTTTGGACAGTTCTAGTGGGGAGGCGCTGTAGCGACCGGAGGATGTACGAGATTGTTTCATGAGTTTGTTGGCGAGACCCAACCGTCTGTATGGCCGAAGGACGGAAATGGAGGTGACGTGACCGCTAGGAGCGTCGCTgggttcttcttccctgcAGAAGGTATAAAAGACAATACAGTCAGCGGAATACACTATTGCTAAGAGGGTCCAAAAATTGCAAAGGGAtatgaaggaagaaactTACATCTTGGCGAGAATGTACCCTACAATCCTCCCCTTTGGGTCAACAGCCACATACGACAGCTCCGGCCATGTCAAAGCGTGATAAAGATCTATTTGAAGGATCTGTCAGCTCAAGAAGCCCTTCCACGGCCCGTCTTCTCTCCCATAGTCTTCCGCAACATATATTGATCGTACGTCGCAACGGCCTATTCTTGAAGATATGCGACGAGCACGCAATGGGATGACTGACAATATTTGAAAGTGTAGTTCTCTGGTAAGTTGAGAAGGTTGGCATTTTGCATACCGAGGAGGTCGTCTATCTGTACAGGTGTCAAGTCGCATGTAATAACGGCCAGACGTCGCTTTCAGTCAAGGGATAACCGAATGATGAATAAGGCAAGCATGCGTACCGTTGCTTGTCGAATATCCATTTTGTTTCAAACTTTATCTCCTTCAATTCCCTACAAGGTTGAATGATTAAGCAGTGAATATATGTATTCGTATGCACTTGTAATACAGTTATCCTAGGTTCGAGGATAAGAGGATGGATGTCGAAAGAACACCTGGCAGCCCCGTGGAGGAAATACCCTGGCCCATAAGTTTTGGGTCAAAATGCGGTTATCCTTGACCACAAATCAAGCTCTTCATACATCCTTGCGAATATGAATCCGGAATTAACCAGCCTGACAGATATTGGCTTGAAATTGTGGGTCTAAAATTGCCGGACGGAATCaaatccatctcttcactCCTCCTTTCGACAGTCTGTTTACAATTGTATCAGTACAGTACAGTTCACTGCAACTTGCTTCTCTCATCCGCTTATCTGTCTTCTCGTAGCCGATCTTCAAGAATGTCAGCTCAGGATGTGcgctccatcctctctcttcccccatCCGCCCCACTTCCGACGCCCTCCAGCTCACGGAAAGTCCCTGTTCCGCGCAAACCCGACGGTATCACCCGTGAGCTTTACGCTCTTATTGGCGACAATGCTCCCTCTCTCGCGGATGCACAGGCGAGTCTGGCCGCAATCAAGTATAGGGATAAGCCAGCagtgaaagggaagaaggttCATTGGTGTGTTGTTTTTGGAAAGGCATGGGTAT
This genomic window contains:
- a CDS encoding DNA-directed RNA polymerase II subunit RPB3, translated to MNGYYDPQQHQSTNIEIPQGPTNQPRLLLRNLNESDATFHLSGVELAYANSLRRVMMADVPTIAIDQVLFMQNTTPLADEMIAHRLGLIPLISRNVSKGLRYTRDCDCDEGCYYCMVTLRLKVAFSGNDGEQFMRVTSDMLEVVPSPGGPPPPNPYGPPPELSEEDRIIINNRDPEMGQPIGKGNPTVPPILIAKMGKGQEIDVLCKAYKGIAKHHAKWSPLSTVAFEYDPYNKLRHTTHWFETDERAEWPLSSNAAFETPPNPAEPFDYNAVPSTFYFSAESVGSIPVRSVVEQGLDLLIEGLANVVLGVQKETGGEEEEGEDGAAADGVVGDGMGMGMGGGLVEPNIPVEIGQGQMAMGSGYGGYGSQQGYGGSW
- a CDS encoding DNA-directed RNA polymerase III subunit RPC3, with translation MQDRGKEAVRLCEQITSHAFGDIVSRVASTLLNRGRLPAPTIARLSGLSPPVALSALLILMQHNLVQSNGASAKETGEDEQYEFIVEECLLRLRWGRMLAITHERVDFLSMQVVKQLMIFGKLRVPDIISALGGDADAIRAEAITGSIITLLHNHFLQTTAPELQILESDQIARRFAANKRRLAQAQGSALLSANDITNCRLEAAHDVHTANESLRAITRILITKPKVDKNTKRRKTGRAIEETDYALKQDVHLRVNYDRYGVLMRNDLIVKAAEDRWNKGAGIVMRAVLDASLRDTSLLKDDRTHDPVGINSIISLIPPSSAPILLAGLGLSSKSSIPDLVRTYLSILAGEDQLTGAGAGVFLQREGSTNPGYKVEFEAICVKMREAMLSDLVREKLGDKAARVLAVVTRSSKAFETTIRDCAMLPLKDARYILAELQKLSLVETQEVPKTAAKSRANMPSSSSAEYHLWAVDLSRCYSVLLSSVYKTMGNILQRRRAEMDKKKVVLAREQRVLGLGHGQEGGRGLLQLKDQEDLAELDDTRNKLALAEMRSEMVVFVLRDLPGLPGQNAM
- a CDS encoding N-terminal acetyltransferase A complex catalytic subunit Ard1, with translation MDIRQATIDDLLGMQNANLLNLPENYTFKYYLYHALTWPELSYVAVDPKGRIVGYILAKMEEEPSDAPSGHVTSISVLRPYRRLGLANKLMKQSQEAMVAHYDAHHITLHVRKSNRAAISLYRDTLGFEVHGMEKSYYADGEDAYGMRYVFKKPEESLKE